In Archocentrus centrarchus isolate MPI-CPG fArcCen1 unplaced genomic scaffold, fArcCen1 scaffold_37_ctg1, whole genome shotgun sequence, the following proteins share a genomic window:
- the LOC115776772 gene encoding nuclear receptor ROR-alpha A-like isoform X2, whose protein sequence is MYFVISAMKAQIEIIPCKICGDKSSGIHYGVITCEGCKGFFRRSQQSNAAYSCPRQKNCLIDRTSRNRCQHCRLQKCLAVGMSRDAVKFGRMSKKQRDSLYAEVQKHRQQQQQQQGHLLLSHSNLGSPSPGESESLSSHYTLSSTGLTELPDEGGHYVEQNSPEGGSLSSKGDSGGGGEGGGGGFYLDIQPSPDQSGLDINGIKPEPLCDYGSSNGFFPYCSFSNGDLPPTMPMAELDHLAQIISKSHLETCQYLREELQQMSWQSFLQDEVDSYQNKPQEVMWQLCAVKITEAIQYVVEFAKRIDGFMDLCQNDQIVLLKAGSLEVVLLRMCRVFDFAKSMCLLHLSEDELALFSAFILLSADRSWLQEKLQVEKLQQKTQLALQRVLQKNQREDGVLNKLRCKVTALRSLCSRHTEKLCAFRAVYPDIVRTHFPPLYKELFSADLELTLQSSD, encoded by the exons CTCAGATTGAAATAATCCCCTGCAAGATTTGTGGAGATAAATCATCAGGGATCCACTATGGGGTGATCACGTGTGAAGGCTGTAAG GGTTTCTTCAGACGGAGTCAGCAAAGTAATGCCGCCTATTCCTGTCCTCGCCAGAAAAACTGTCTGATCGACCGAACAAGCCGAAACCGCTGCCAACATTGCCGTTTGCAGAAATGTCTAGCTGTGGGCATGTCCCGAGACG CTGTAAAGTTTGGACGTATGTCTAAAAAGCAGCGGGACAGTCTGTATGCAGAGGTTCAGAAGCACcgccaacagcagcagcagcagcagggtcacctcctcctgtcccattcCAACCTTGGCAGCCCAAGCCCGGGCGAGTCCGAGTCACTGTCCTCTCACTACACCCTATCCTCCACCGGCCTCACAGAGCTGCCCGATGAGGGGGGACACTACGTGGAACAGAACTCACCTGAAGGTGGATCTTTGTCGTCCAAG GGAGATtctggaggtggaggagaaggaggaggtggggggTTCTACTTGGATATCCAGCCATCTCCGGACCAATCCGGCCTTGATATTAACGGCATCAAACCGGAGCCCCTGTGTGATTATGGATCCAGTAATGGCTTTTTTCCATATTGCTCCTTCAGCAATGGTGACTTACCACCCACGATGCCCATGGCTGAGCTCG atcACTTGGCCCAGATCATCTCCAAGTCTCACCTGGAGACATGTCAGTACTTGcgggaggagctgcagcagatgaGCTGGCAGAGCTTCCTTCAGGATGAGGTGGACAGCTACCAGAACAAG CCACAGGAGGTGATGTggcagctctgtgctgtgaagATCACTGAGGCCATTCAGTATGTGGTGGAGTTTGCTAAACGTATCGACGGCTTCATGGATCTCTGCCAGAATGACCAGATTGTACTACTGAAAGCTG GTTCTCTGGAGGTTGTCTTGTTACGAATGTGTCGC GTGTTTGACTTTGCTAAGAGCATGTGTTTGCTGCACCTGTCTGAGGATGAGCTTGCTCTCTTCTCAGCGTTCATTCTGCTTTCTGCAG accgGTCGTGGTTGCAGGAGAAGCTGCAGGtggagaagctgcagcagaagacTCAGCTGGCTCTGCAGCGTGTGCTGCAGAAGAACCAGAGAGAGGACGGAGTGCTGAACAAG CTCAGATGTAAGGTGACAGCGTTGCGTTCGCTGTGCAGTCGACACACGGAGAAGCTGTGTGCGTTCAGAGCTGTTTACCCTGACATCGTGCGAACACACTTTCCTCCTCTTTATAAGGAGCTGTTCAGTGCTGACCTTGAACTGACCCTGCAGAGCAGCGACTGA
- the LOC115776772 gene encoding nuclear receptor ROR-alpha A-like isoform X1: protein MYFVISAMKAQIEIIPCKICGDKSSGIHYGVITCEGCKGFFRRSQQSNAAYSCPRQKNCLIDRTSRNRCQHCRLQKCLAVGMSRDAVKFGRMSKKQRDSLYAEVQKHRQQQQQQQGHLLLSHSNLGSPSPGESESLSSHYTLSSTGLTELPDEGGHYVEQNSPEGGSLSSKGDSGGGGEGGGGGFYLDIQPSPDQSGLDINGIKPEPLCDYGSSNGFFPYCSFSNGDLPPTMPMAELDHLAQIISKSHLETCQYLREELQQMSWQSFLQDEVDSYQNKPQEVMWQLCAVKITEAIQYVVEFAKRIDGFMDLCQNDQIVLLKAGSLEVVLLRMCRVFDSQNNTVFFDGKFAGPEVFKALGCDDLIMAVFDFAKSMCLLHLSEDELALFSAFILLSADRSWLQEKLQVEKLQQKTQLALQRVLQKNQREDGVLNKLRCKVTALRSLCSRHTEKLCAFRAVYPDIVRTHFPPLYKELFSADLELTLQSSD, encoded by the exons CTCAGATTGAAATAATCCCCTGCAAGATTTGTGGAGATAAATCATCAGGGATCCACTATGGGGTGATCACGTGTGAAGGCTGTAAG GGTTTCTTCAGACGGAGTCAGCAAAGTAATGCCGCCTATTCCTGTCCTCGCCAGAAAAACTGTCTGATCGACCGAACAAGCCGAAACCGCTGCCAACATTGCCGTTTGCAGAAATGTCTAGCTGTGGGCATGTCCCGAGACG CTGTAAAGTTTGGACGTATGTCTAAAAAGCAGCGGGACAGTCTGTATGCAGAGGTTCAGAAGCACcgccaacagcagcagcagcagcagggtcacctcctcctgtcccattcCAACCTTGGCAGCCCAAGCCCGGGCGAGTCCGAGTCACTGTCCTCTCACTACACCCTATCCTCCACCGGCCTCACAGAGCTGCCCGATGAGGGGGGACACTACGTGGAACAGAACTCACCTGAAGGTGGATCTTTGTCGTCCAAG GGAGATtctggaggtggaggagaaggaggaggtggggggTTCTACTTGGATATCCAGCCATCTCCGGACCAATCCGGCCTTGATATTAACGGCATCAAACCGGAGCCCCTGTGTGATTATGGATCCAGTAATGGCTTTTTTCCATATTGCTCCTTCAGCAATGGTGACTTACCACCCACGATGCCCATGGCTGAGCTCG atcACTTGGCCCAGATCATCTCCAAGTCTCACCTGGAGACATGTCAGTACTTGcgggaggagctgcagcagatgaGCTGGCAGAGCTTCCTTCAGGATGAGGTGGACAGCTACCAGAACAAG CCACAGGAGGTGATGTggcagctctgtgctgtgaagATCACTGAGGCCATTCAGTATGTGGTGGAGTTTGCTAAACGTATCGACGGCTTCATGGATCTCTGCCAGAATGACCAGATTGTACTACTGAAAGCTG GTTCTCTGGAGGTTGTCTTGTTACGAATGTGTCGCGTGTTTGACTCACAGAACAACACCGTCTTCTTTGATGGGAAGTTTGCAGGTCCTGAAGTCTTCAAAGCTTTAG GCTGTGATGACTTGATCATGGCGGTGTTTGACTTTGCTAAGAGCATGTGTTTGCTGCACCTGTCTGAGGATGAGCTTGCTCTCTTCTCAGCGTTCATTCTGCTTTCTGCAG accgGTCGTGGTTGCAGGAGAAGCTGCAGGtggagaagctgcagcagaagacTCAGCTGGCTCTGCAGCGTGTGCTGCAGAAGAACCAGAGAGAGGACGGAGTGCTGAACAAG CTCAGATGTAAGGTGACAGCGTTGCGTTCGCTGTGCAGTCGACACACGGAGAAGCTGTGTGCGTTCAGAGCTGTTTACCCTGACATCGTGCGAACACACTTTCCTCCTCTTTATAAGGAGCTGTTCAGTGCTGACCTTGAACTGACCCTGCAGAGCAGCGACTGA